CTTAAATTTCGATCGGTCACATTATTTTGATGATACATttgcaatttcaaaaaaatcatgttccaATCATGTATGTTGCAACCACAACACTTGTGAAGATCGATATTTCCATTTATGTTACTCACAGTATAATAACTTGTGAACTTAAACTAACCCAAGAAGAGGAGTTCATATTTCCTCCCAATGGACGGATTAaatagttttcttttattatattTCGACTATACTAAATAAGCATATCTTgaaattaaaatggaaaaaaatttcaaataagggcatgaactGGATTTTGTTTCAATTAATGACATAAAGTGccatctttatttcaaaaaaggacccgatcaatggcatttttgtcagtttctttttttctttcttctttttttgttttctcatttGTAGGGGAAAGTCTTAAAAGCGTGTTTTGGTTGTGGCCAAAGCAACCACGTTGTGCATAtggccggaaaaaaaaaaaaaattagccatgTTTCGCGTGCGAGGGAAAATTTAAGGCAATTATGAGACAAAAAGTCAACTCTTGCAGAGGACATAAAGTAAAGATTAGATAAATTCGTTACACGTGATTTTGAATATTTCTCAATAATTAAAGGGTATATAAAAAGGAGCATTCATAGAGTTGATGTTGGTGTTGGTTAGAAGAAACCTTTCAGATCGCTGGACGCCCAGTGAAGCgacgagaggaagaagaatcgCCAAACtgaaacaaggaaaagaaaaggaaagatggCAGTTGATGAACCAACAGTGTCTGCTTCCATGGTGATGGTGAAGATGGCTTCGACGTTGATTCTGGGCTTGCTCGGGCTCGTCCTGATTCATGCGTACAGAGTGTTCATATGGGGACCGAGGAGGCTCAGATCAAAGCTTCGGAGGCAAGGAATAGAGGGACCTCCTCCTTCTCATCTTCTTCTCGGAAACATCCCAGACGTCAAGAAGATCCGAGCTGACGAAGCCCAGAGAGCTCGAGAGTCCCGCAAAAATGGCGGCCTCTCCCACGCCTGGCCTTCGCTTCTGTTCCCACACTTGCAAAAGTGGCGAACCCAATACGGTACTCTGCTTCGTTTCTGTGATTTGCGTGAGCCCAAGTTGCTGAGGAATTTTCTTCTGGgtcttgtttctttttcattcatCAACTTGTTTCCACGATTGTTGCTTGGGGTCTGTTTTCGATTGGCGAAAACGTTTGAACTTCTTGCTCAACTCTGAGATTTTGGGCTCGTTGTGGAGCACGAACGGTCAGGATGGTGACATTTGACAATTTGACGGTCTCGGCCCTTCTCAAATCTGCTACTTCGTTAACTTGGATCCAGAAGGAGGCAACGACACTTTCGGACATGAATGTTCAAGCACTGGACATGTTTGTGATCATGCTTGTGTGggacaattttctcttctttttctttcgttttgttTTGGATGAACTAAATAATGAATCTCGAATGCCAACAGTTGAGGCATGTTTGTTTGGACCAATGAGGAACTCAGGGAACTTGAACACCCTAATATGTATGCATTCCCTCAGCTAATATGGCGACAAATGAAGGAGAACTCTTTCTCAGTGTCAGCAGCAAAGTGGGTTTTATAGTATAGTGCAAGCACAGTCGATTGCCCGATGCTTGCTGCATAATAGATCCTTCTCGCACCACGTACTCTTGAACTGTTTTCCCCATTTGCAAAAGAGTTTAATGTCGGCATGTTGTTGGCAGGACCCATCTTCATGTATTCAGCTGGGCACATACAGTTCTTGTCGATAAGTGATGTGGAGATGGTGAACGAACTGAGCACGTGCACATCGCTGAGCCTCGGAAAGCCTTCATATTTCTCGAAAGACAGGGGAGCTTTGCTTGGACAGGGCATTCTCTCGTCAAGCGGCTCTACTTGGGCCTACCAGAGGAAGATAATTGCCCCTGAGCTGTATCTCGATAAAGTTAAGGTGATTCTTCCTCTGCATCACTCTTCTTTGGATCCTTACAGATGGACCTTGCATCAAGCGAAACGGTAGATGTACATACACTCGCCTGCCATTTCTACAACTGCAATTCAAAGTAGCAGTAATAGGAATAGCATACATCTAACAGTGATCTGTGGGATTGTTAACTATACTAGAAAGCTCATGATTGTTTTATTGATGTGTTGTTGCTTTGCTGGGACAATAGATTCAAAGTACTCAAGGAGAAGTTATGTACCACAATATTGCGGACCGTTGTAGTTAATAGTTAGGAAAAACCTTCCTAAGAAATTTATGAAGCTGATACTAAAATGTTGCTTTTTGAATGTTGTGGATATCCTACGGTAAAATGTACAGAACTCTGTAGATTAATGAATCATCAATCAGTAGTCGCTCATTCACCTCGAAATCGTCTTTCTAATTGCTTTCCAAGGGCATGGTCAGCCTCATGGTCGACTCCGCAAACTCGCTAATAGGCTTCTGGGAGAGCCGAATTGAAAGCGGTGGAGGCACGGCAGAAATAAGAATCGATGACGACTTAAGAAGCTTGTCCGCCGACATTATCTCCAGAGCTTGCTTCGGAAGCAGTTACTCCCGAGGGAAGGAGATCTTCCTGAAGCTCAGAGAACTTCAACAGGTCATGTCACATGGAAGCATTGGAGTAGCTGGAATGAGGTAGAGTTGAATCAGAGCTAATCTAATAGAGACTGAAATGTCATATAAAGGATGATGGTGAATTCAATCAGCGAGAAATCAAAGTTAGGAATGTGTATATCTAAAAAGGTCTATGCAATTTCATATCCTGAAGTATCTGCGATTTAACTACAGCTCAAAGAAAAACTATTAGATGATTTTTGCTAATTGTTGGGGAACTTTCTTGATTAACTTCACAAGCATATGTGCTGAAATATGTTCAAATTTTTATCTTTGGAACCTTGTATCTACATGGCTCTGTTGGTTTTCATCCAACTTCTGTATATGATCAGCATATCCCACTCCAAGCCCTTTGTCTTTAAACATCTCAGATACCTTCCAACCAAAATCAATAGACAAATTTGGAAGTTGGACAAACAGATTCGGTCGATGATTCTAGAGGTCGTGAAAGCACGAACGCAGGCCTCATATGAGAAGGACCTCTTACAGATGATACTCCAGGGTGCCAACAATGAGGGCCTACCATCAAATATCTCCGCCGAACAATTCATAGTGGATAATTGCAAGAACATATACTTTGCTGGCCACGAGACCACTGCTCTCACGGTATCTTGGTGCCTGATGCTGTTGGCTGCTCATCCTCAGTGGCAAGCAAGAGTCCGTGCCGAAGTGCTCGAGATTTTTGGCCGTGGAGTTCTGGATTCTGATAAGCTCCGAGGCATGAAAACAGTGAGTCACATTGGTTTATCTTACACTTGCTGCCTGAAACTATAGGGTGTCGGTAGACTCTTTGGGTCTTTGGTTATTTCACTTTCTTGTGCTTTTGGAGATCGTTCATGCAATCATGTACCAATTCCCTTCAAGCATTTGAAgctgcttctttttttcccttcttttccctCTGATGTGCGTTACAAATTTATTTGCAAGTTCCTAACAATCTTTATCAACCATTGGCAGCTAACCATGGTAATTCACGAGACTTTGCGGCTCTATCCGCCAGCAGTGTTCAGCATGAAAGAAGCCTTAGAGGACATCAAGTTTAAGGGACTTCTGATTCCACAAGGCTCGAACATCCAAATTCCAATCCACATTCTGCACCAGCTTCCCGAAATATGGGGGACGGATGCTGCGGAGTTTAAGCCGGAGAGATTTGCACGAGGAATCTCTGGAGCCTGTAAATCTGTTCATGCATACATGCCCTTTGGTTCGGGACCTCGGATCTGTGCAGGACAACACTTTGCCCAGGCCGAATTGAAGGTGATCTTGTCGCTCATTCTCGCCAAGTTGTCGTTTTCGCTTTCACCTAGTTATGACCATTCTCCAGCATTTAGGCTGGTTGTCGAACCTGGAGATGGGGTCATCCTCGATGTGAGGAAAGTTTGAGAGATCTCA
The sequence above is drawn from the Rhodamnia argentea isolate NSW1041297 chromosome 9, ASM2092103v1, whole genome shotgun sequence genome and encodes:
- the LOC115729760 gene encoding cytochrome P450 714C2-like, whose amino-acid sequence is MAADEPAMSASMAMVKMAPTLILGLLGLVLIHAYKVFIWGPKRRRSKLWRQGIEGPPPSHLLLGNIPDVKKVRADEAQRARESRKNGGLVKMASTLILGLLGLVLIHAYRVFIWGPRRLRSKLRRQGIEGPPPSHLLLGNIPDVKKIRADEAQRARESRKNGGLSHAWPSLLFPHLQKWRTQYGPIFMYSAGHIQFLSISDVEMVNELSTCTSLSLGKPSYFSKDRGALLGQGILSSSGSTWAYQRKIIAPELYLDKVKGMVSLMVDSANSLIGFWESRIESGGGTAEIRIDDDLRSLSADIISRACFGSSYSRGKEIFLKLRELQQVMSHGSIGVAGMRYLPTKINRQIWKLDKQIRSMILEVVKARTQASYEKDLLQMILQGANNEGLPSNISAEQFIVDNCKNIYFAGHETTALTVSWCLMLLAAHPQWQARVRAEVLEIFGRGVLDSDKLRGMKTLTMVIHETLRLYPPAVFSMKEALEDIKFKGLLIPQGSNIQIPIHILHQLPEIWGTDAAEFKPERFARGISGACKSVHAYMPFGSGPRICAGQHFAQAELKVILSLILAKLSFSLSPSYDHSPAFRLVVEPGDGVILDVRKV